The Lycium barbarum isolate Lr01 chromosome 12, ASM1917538v2, whole genome shotgun sequence genome includes a region encoding these proteins:
- the LOC132623513 gene encoding uncharacterized protein LOC132623513 isoform X1, with protein MANHGGVGSKFVSVNLNKSYGQSLHHHDNKSYSGGSYGQAASMGRGRSGGGSGGMVVLSRGRNVQKIAPKLSVPPPLNLPSLRKEHEKFDLSGSGGGTSGSGGQGSGPRPSSSGMGWTKPAAVALQEKDVNTDGQVVDSLDQTGHGIDGVNQVSGSYMPPSARVGGIGAAVTGPARTFPLTVDKVSVLRGEDFPSLQAALPVSSGPANKQKDSSSQKQKQVSGEGSSDEQRDSYNMSSVVDMRPHGQSSRYATGNGLAENNGYESSHGLSSVRRVDQPRKQEDFFPGPLPLVRLNPRSDWADDERDTGHGFADRGRDIVISKVDNYWDRDFDLPRTSVLPHKAAHNQYERRAPRETLTGNGFSSDHRGDSYSRDLRIPSREGREASTWRNSIVSRDGNVPGVANDRNAVSSGGSFVNKDFAKDNKYAPPQYGETARDGSFTGNRDYSYGRKDTGLVTDGKQRWNHATESSNSRGVERMTQDRLGSELSSRYRRDGFQNNSGSKPSFASVGKSLPMGDPVLNVGREKHALPRGERPYREDPYLKDFESAGFDERDLFSGGLAGVIKRKKDMVKQTDFYDPVRESFEAELERVQKMQELERQRVVEEQERALEQARREEEERQRLIREEEERRRKLEEEAREAAWRAEQERLDAVRRAEEQRIAREEEKRRMFMEEERRKQAAKQKLLELEAKIAKRQTEVTKTDTLVVTTDEKVSAMNKEFDVSGTSDVDNWDESERMVERLTTSASFDTPVLSRSSDVSSQHYSSQEVFTNFPDRGRPINSWRGDVFENGSSSSMYLRDHDIGHHSPRRDVSAGGRTAPRKDLSGTAGYLAPGNYAKGGREGYTDEFGNRKEHRWSVPMDADPYIRNRDMDTEFNDNLADRYGDIGWGQARSRGNTRFPYPDRLYQNSEADEPYSYGKSRYAVRQPRVLPPPSLSTMQRTFRGMNDHPGSSNAVDNEIHYPHPRGGESTRQTGYFVGHPSELVASQQESALAEDTKLNKDMSPRCDSQSSLSVTSPPNSPPHLSHDELDESGDSPSASVAAEGKNVTLSGYECTLLNDNSARDAMKTASSSLSAMEDEDWNVDDNGELQQQEEYDEDEDGYREEDEVREVDDENLDLNQDFEDLQLGEGVSSHNLDNMVLGFDEGVEVAIPSDDFDRNSRNEESVFDRPETSEGGSMNGVQVDEKCLNPVEGAPGASLDISSERVQEAEKVMQESEYKLSTEPHTSAASHLLDGIDTYCGPSLNAQQTFSSAGTPSVGQTSASSLTSSSQPDLPVKLQFGLFSGPSLIPSPVPAIQIGSIQMPLHLHPSVGPSLTHIHPSQHPIFQFGQLRYSSQGILPITAQSMSFGQPNVQAHYNTNQNSGGYVPPQPSQDASTSSLMKDSVHSISANQGHGFVVRPGGPDDSKPVQESAGSKILTDNIVGVASASASDRKIISESEMQVEAKGLSNADRHVQPSKEKGSDGNSSSVLPSIQSVSNERNSAGGRAQGQGYSNKGKRFTYAVKGSSLRSSFPTSDGPYSESSRFQRRPRRTVQRTEFRIRENSNSRQSSSTVFSNDSGHGDNLNHSGRAAAAVFAKSGSKRGSFSSKPPKQNVELDSKSANVDSQEVDSGIRPSKDEGRASLHKSHNISHTGEGNLKRNISEEDVDAPLQSGVVRVFMQPGIEAPSDEDDFIEVRSKRQMLNDRREQREKEIKAKSRVSKPPRKPRMTRQNNAVSTSPNKISASVGGEIPNKSNYSDIIASEAQGSGYMDVSTGFTTVVSQPLAPIGTPAGSNGSQADKQFHTAKSHQTTSGGVVPASGDDLEPGLMFESNKNTDNVTSSPLNSWGSAQINQQVMALSQSQLEEAMNPARFEAHAASVGAHGGTVTEPILQSSSILTKDKSFSSAASPINSLLAGEKIQFGAVTSPTVLHTGSRVVSHGIGAPGSNRSEVQISRNISPDESECTLFFEKDKRANDPCLNVQDKRANDPCLNVQDSEAEAAASAVAVAAISSDEIVGNGLGSAISEAKTFEGDQQLSSQSRAEESLSVSLPADLNVETPPISLWPPPPSPQNSSSQILSHFPGGPQSHFPFYEMNPMLGGPIFAFGPHKESGGSQSQSQKATVSSSGPLGAWQQCHSTLDSFYGHPAGFTGPFISPPGGIPGVQGPPHMVVYNHFAPVGQYGQVGLSFMGTTYLPSGKQPDWKHTPSSSAMGITEADMNNISMAGSQRNLSNMPATVQHLGPASPIMPMASPLAMFDVSPFQSSPEMPIQARWSHVPASPLHSVPVSHPLQQQAEGALPSKFGHSHPVDQSLNTNRFLESHPREGSDGTPSFTVATDANAAQFPVESGLGDSSKSGATGGSAQSLVSQSSSGCANADIGKNDAFRNGVSNSGKDQGISGFKTQTQQKNASTQQNQTAGYNYHRGGGMSQRNMGGNDWSHRRMGFHGRNQSLGAVPSTKVKQIYVAKQTLSGTKTTE; from the exons ATGGCCAATCATGGCGGTGTTGGGAGTAAATTTGTGTCTGTGAATTTGAATAAATCATATGGGCAGTCTTTACATCATCATGATAATAAATCTTATAGCGGTGGTTCTTATGGACAGGCCGCCTCGATGGGACGGGGGCGGTCTGGTGGTGGAAGTGGAGGAATGGTTGTTTTGTCACGGGGTCGGAATGTGCAGAAAATTGCGCCGAAATTATCAGTTCCACCCCCCTTGAATTTGCCTTCATTGAGGAAAGAACATGAGAAGTTTGATTTATCGGGATCGGGTGGTGGGACATCGGGAAGTGGTGGTCAAGGAAGTGGGCCGAGGCCATCGTCTTCTGGTATGGGTTGGACTAAGCCTGCTGCTGTGGCGTTGCAAGAGAAAGATGTAAATACTGATGGTCAGGTTGTTGATAGTTTGGATCAGACTGGGCATGGTATTGATGGGGTTAACCAGGTTAGTGGATCGTATATGCCTCCTTCAGCTCGTGTAGGTGGAATTGGAGCTGCAGTTACTGGTCCTGCGAGAACGTTTCCTTTGACAGTTGATAAAGTCTCAGTCTTGAGAGGTGAGGATTTTCCTTCTCTTCAAGCTGCATTGCCTGTCTCTTCTGGACCGGCAAACAAGCAAAAGGATAGTTCGAGTCAAAAGCAGAAGCAGGTGTCTGGTGAAGGATCATCTGATGAACAAAGAGACAGTTACAACATGAGTTCGGTGGTTGATATGCGTCCTCATGGGCAGTCTTCACGTTATGCAACTGGAAATGGTCTGGCAGAAAATAATGGGTATGAAAGTAGTCATGGTTTGAGCAGTGTTCGCAGGGTGGATCAACCTAGAAAGCAGGAAGATTTCTTTCCGGGGCCACTTCCATTAGTTCGGTTGAATCCCAGATCTGATTGGGCTGATGATGAACGTGACACTGGTCATGGATTTGCAGATAGGGGCAGAGATATTGTGATTTCAAAAGTTGATAATTATTGGGATAGGGATTTTGACTTGCCCCGAACTAGTGTGTTACCCCATAAAGCTGCTCATAACCAATATGAAAGGAGGGCTCCTAGAGAGACTCTGACCGGGAATGGGTTTTCCAGTGACCATAGAGGTGATAGCTATAGCAGGGATCTGAGAATACCTAGTAGAGAAGGTAGGGAAGCAAGCACATGGAGGAACTCAATCGTTTCGAGAGATGGTAATGTTCCAGGCGTTGCAAACGACAGAAATGCTGTTAGCTCTGGTGGATCGTTTGTTAACAAAGATTTTGCGAAAGATAACAAATATGCCCCCCCACAATATGGCGAGACCGCTCGTGATGGAAGTTTTACTGGAAACCGGGATTATTCGTATGGAAGGAAGGACACAGGTCTTGTTACTGATGGCAAACAACGCTGGAATCATGCAACAGAATCATCCAACAGTCGAGGGGTCGAGCGCATGACTCAAGATCGCCTTGGCAGTGAATTGTCCAGTAGATACAGGCGTGATGGATTTCAAAACAACTCTGGGTcaaaaccttcatttgcatctgTTGGGAAATCACTGCCTATGGGTGACCCTGTTCTGAATGTGGGCAGGGAGAAACATGCCCTTCCGAGGGGTGAAAGGCCATACAGAGAGGATCCATACCTGAAAGACTTTGAATCTGCTGGATTTGATGAAAGGGATCTCTTTTCTGGAGGACTTGCTGGGGTGATCAAGAGAAAAAAGGATATGGTTAAGCAGACTGACTTCTATGACCCTGTCAGAGAGTCCTTTGAGGCTGAACTGGAGCGCGTTCAAAAGATGCAAGAGCTTGAGCGACAACGAGTTgtggaagaacaagaaagagcaTTGGAGCAAGCTCGAAGAGAAGAAGAGGAGAGACAGAGACTGATTAGAGAAGAGGAAGAACGTCGGCGGAAGTTGGAAGAAGAAGCACGAGAAGCTGCTTGGAGGGCAGAGCAAGAGCGTCTTGATGCAGTTAGAAGAGCTGAAGAGCAGAGAATTGCTAGAGAGGAAGAGAAAAGGAGGATGTTCATGGAGGAAGAAAGGAGGAAGCAGGCTGCTAAACAAAAGCTTTTGGAATTGGAGGCCAAGATAGCCAAGAGGCAGACTGAAGTGACAAAAACTGATACTCTAGTTGTCACGACCGATGAGAAAGTATCTGCCATGAACAAGGAATTTGATGTTTCAGGGACATCTGATGTGGATAATTGGGATGAGAGTGAAAGAATGGTGGAACGGTTAACAACTTCAGCATCTTTTGACACCCCGGTCTTAAGCAGATCTTCTGATGTAAGTTCCCAGCACTACTCCTCTCAAGAGGTTTTCACAAATTTTCCAGACAGAGGAAGACCTATTAATTCATGGAGAGGGGATGTATTTGAGAATGGAAGCAGCTCTTCTATGTATCTACGAGACCATGATATTGGTCATCACAGTCCCAGAAGGGATGTATCTGCTGGAGGCAGAACAGCTCCCCGGAAAGATTTATCAGGGACAGCTGGATATTTGGCTCCTGGGAATTATGCCAAAGGCGGACGAGAAGGATATACAGATGAATTTGGCAATCGGAAAGAGCATAGATGGAGCGTTCCTATGGATGCTGATCCATACATCAGGAACAGGGACATGGATACGGAATTCAATGATAATCTTGCAGATAGGTATGGTGATATTGGTTGGGGGCAAGCTCGTTCTCGTGGCAATACTCGCTTCCCTTACCCAGATCGGCTATATCAAAATTCTGAAGCGGATGAACCTTATTCCTATGGTAAGTCAAGGTATGCTGTGAGACAGCCACGGGTACTTCCTCCACCTTCACTCTCTACTATGCAGAGAACTTTTAGGGGTATGAATGATCACCCAGGTTCATCGAACGCTGTTGACAATGAGATCCATTATCCTCATCCTCGAGGAGGTGAATCTACAAGGCAGACAGGCTATTTTGTTGGCCATCCATCTGAACTTGTTGCTTCCCAGCAGGAGAGCGCTCTTGCAGAAGACACGAAACTGAATAAAGATATGAGCCCAAGATGTGATTCACAATCTTCTCTATCTGTCACAAGCCCCCCAAACTCTCCTCCTCATCTCTCTCATGATGAGTTGGATGAATCTGGGGATTCTCCTTCAGCATCTGTTGCTGCAGAAGGTAAAAATGTAACCCTCTCCGGATATGAATGTACTCTCTTAAATGATAATTCTGCAAGAGATGCCATGAAAACGGCTTCCAGCTCTCTCTCTGCCATGGAGGATGAAGACTGGAATGTGGATGATAATGGTGAATTGCAGCAGCAAGAAGAGTATGATGAGGATGAAGATGGTTATAGGGAAGAGGATGAAGTGCGTGAAGTAGACGATGAGAATCTTGACCTGAACCAAGACTTTGAAGATCTGCAATTAGGCGAGGGAGTATCATCTCACAATTTAGATAATATGGTTTTGGGCTTTGATGAGGGTGTTGAAGTTGCAATACCAAGTGATGATTTTGACAGGAACTCAAGGAATGAAGAAAGTGTATTTGATAGACCTGAAACCTCTGAAGGTGGATCTATGAATGGGGTTCAAGTTGATGAAAAATGCCTTAATCCCGTTGAAGGGGCCCCTGGGGCAAGTTTGGATATCTCCTCTGAGAGGGTCCAAGAAGCTGAAAAAGTTATGCAAGAATCTGAGTATAAACTGAGTACTGAACCTCACACTTCAGCAGCGTCACATCTATTAGATGGTATTGATACTTATTGTGGCCCTTCACTAAACGCTCAGCAAACTTTCTCATCTGCTGGCACCCCATCTGTTGGACAGACTAGTGCGTCAAGTTTAACTTCTTCTAGTCAACCTGATTTACCTGTTAAGCTTCAGTTTGGGCTGTTTTCTGGTCCTTCTTTGATACCTTCTCCGGTACCAGCCATCCAAATTGGTTCCATTCAAATGCCTCTTCATCTCCATCCATCAGTTGGTCCATCCCTTACTCATATTCATCCATCACAGCATCCTATCTTCCAATTTGGTCAGCTCAGGTATTCATCACAAGGGATTCTGCCAATCACTGCTCAATCGATGTCTTTTGGTCAGCCCAATGTGCAGGCTCATTACAATACCAATCAAAACTCCGGAGGTTATGTGCCTCCCCAACCTTCTCAAGATGCTTCTACTTCGAGTCTGATGAAAGACAGTGTTCACTCTATTTCTGCAAATCAGGGACATGGTTTTGTGGTGAGGCCTGGAGGACCTGATGACAGTAAGCCAGTACAAGAAAGTGCAGGAAGCAAAATTCTTACGGACAACATTGTGGGGGTTGCTAGTGCTAGTGCTAGTGATAGAAAGATTATCTCGGAGTCAGAAATGCAAGTTGAAGCTAAAGGCTTGAGTAATGCAGATAGGCATGTGCAGCCATCTAAGGAGAAAGGATCTGATGGCAACTCGTCCTCTGTGCTGCCATCAATTCAGTCAGTTTCTAATGAGAGAAATTCTGCTGGGGGCAGGGCTCAAGGCCAAGGTTACAGCAACAAGGGGAAAAGATTCACATATGCTGTAAAAGGTTCTAGTTTGAGGTCATCTTTCCCAACTTCTGATGGTCCTTATTCTGAGTCAAGTAGATTTCAGAGACGACCTCGTCGGACAGTTCAGCGAACTGAATTTCGAATCCGGGAAAATTCAAATAGCAGGCAATCATCCAGCACCGTTTTTTCTAATGACTCTGGTCATGGTGATAACTTAAATCACAGTGGGAGAGCTGCCGCAGCGGTTTTTGCAAAAAGTGGATCAAAGAGAGGATCCTTTTCTAGTAAGCCACCGAAGCAAAATGTGGAGTTGGATTCTAAGTCAGCAAATGTTGATTCTCAGGAGGTTGATTCTGGTATCAGGCCAAGCAAAGATGAGGGAAGGGCATCACTGCACAAAAGTCATAATATTTCACACACTGGCGAGGGAAATCTAAAAAGGAACATATCCGAGGAGGATGTTGATGCTCCATTGCAGAGTGGTGTTGTACGTGTGTTTATGCAGCCTGGCATAGAAGCACCTAGCGACGAAGATGACTTTATTGAAGTCAGGTCTAAGAGGCAAATGCTGAATGATCGGCGAGAGCAAAGAGAAAAAGAAATCAAGGCGAAATCCCGTGTTTCTAAG CCTCCGCGCAAACCTCGGATGACCAGACAAAATAATGCAGTCTCAACTAGTCCAAATAAAATCTCTGCATCTGTGGGTGGAGAAATACCAAATAAGAGTAATTATTCAGATATTATTGCTTCAGAGGCGCAGGGATCTGGTTATATGGATGTGTCCACTGGATTTACTACCGTGGTGTCGCAGCCACTGGCTCCAATTGGAACGCCTGCCGGGAGCAATGGATCTCAGGCTGATAAACAATTTCATACCGCCAA GTCGCACCAAACCACCTCTGGTGGTGTTGTTCCTGCCAGCGGAGATGACCTTGAGCCAGGCCTGATGTTTGAGAGCAATAAAAATACAGACAATGTTACATCATCACCACTAAACTCATGGGGCAGTGCACAGATCAATCAACAG GTTATGGCCTTGTCGCAGAGCCAACTTGAAGAGGCTATGAACCCTGCCCGGTTTGAAGCACATGCAGCTTCTGTTGGAGCTCACGGTGGTACAGTCACTGAGCCCATCTTACAATCATCATCCATCCTAACAAAGGACAAATCTTTTTCTTCTGCTGCAAGTCCAATTAACTCCCTGCTTGCTGGCGAGAAAATTCAATTTG GTGCTGTTACATCCCCGACGGTCCTTCATACTGGTAGTCGTGTTGTTTCCCATGGGATTGGAGCTCCAGGTTCTAATCGATCGGAAGTACAAATTTCCCGTAATATTTCTCCTGATGAAAGTGAGTGTACCCTTTTCTTTGAGAAAGATAAACGTGCAAATGATCCATGTCTAAATGTACAAGATAAACGTGCAAATGATCCATGTCTAAATGTACAAGATTCTGAAGCTGAAGCCGCTGCTTCTGCTGTTGCTGTAGCAGCTATCAGCAGTGATGAAATTGTCGGGAATGGACTTGGCTCTGCTATTTCAGAAGCTAAAACTTTTGAAG GTGATCAGCAATTGAGCAGCCAATCAAGGGCAGAAGAGTCTCTTAGCGTATCTCTTCCTGCTGATCTCAATGTTGAAACTCCTCCGATATCATTGTGGCCACCCCCACCAAGTCCCCAGAATTCGTCGAGCCAAATCCTATCTCATTTTCCTGGTGGTCCGCAGTCTCATTTTCCTTTCTATGAGATGAATCCCATGTTGGGTGGTCCGATTTTTGCCTTTGGTCCACATAAAGAGTCAGGTGGCTCCCAGTCACAGTCACAGAAAGCTACTGTGTCTAGCTCAGGTCCACTTGGTGCATGGCAACAATGCCATTCTACGTTGGACTCATTCTACGGTCATCCAGCAGGGTTCACTGGCCCTTTCATTAGCCCACCTGGAGGTATCCCTGGGGTTCAAGGTCCGCCGCACATGGTGGTCTATAATCATTTTGCTCCAGTTGGACAGTATGGCCAGGTTGGATTGAGCTTTATGGGTACAACTTATTTACCTTCTGGAAAACAGCCTGATTGGAAGCACACGCCCTCATCCTCCGCAATGGGTATCACTGAGGCGGATATGAATAACATCAGCATGGCTGGTTCTCAGCGGAATTTATCAAATATGCCTGCTACCGTCCAGCACCTTGGCCCTGCTTCACCAATTATGCCCATGGCTTCTCCTTTGGCCATGTTTGATGTGTCTCCATTCCAG TCTTCACCTGAAATGCCAATCCAAGCTCGCTGGTCTCATGTCCCTGCATCGCCTCTTCATTCTGTTCCCGTTTCTCACCCCTTGCAGCAGCAAGCTGAAGGCGCATTACCATCTAAATTCGGGCACAGTCATCCGGTTGATCAGTCATTGAATACCAATAGGTTCTTGGAGTCTCATCCTCGAGAAGGCTCTGATGGTACCCCCAGTTTTACTGTTGCGACAGATGCCAATGCAGCTCAGTTTCCTGTTGAATCGGGTCTTGGAGATTCCTCCAAGTCAGGGGCAACTGGTGGTTCTGCTCAGAGTTTGGTCAGTCAAAGCTCTTCTGGATGTGCTAATGCAGATATTGGCAAAAATGATGCTTTCAGAAATGGCGTCAGCAACAGCGGTAAAGACCAAGGTATAAGTGGTTTCAAAACACAAACACAACAAAAGAATGCCTCTACTCAGCAGAATCAAACTGCAGGCTATAACTATCACAGGGGTGGTGGTATGTCTCAGAGAAATATGGGTGGAAATGATTGGTCCCATCGCAGAATGGGTTTCCATGGCAGAAATCAGTCTTTGGGTGCGGTTCCATCTACTAAGGTGAAACAAATATACGTGGCTAAGCAAACCCTTAGTGGGACAAAAACAACGGAATGA